In a genomic window of Niallia taxi:
- a CDS encoding alpha/beta fold hydrolase, with protein MTLHYQEYGDRSATLILFIHGGGVSGWMWDKQIQHFTHYHCIVPILPEHGLNNTDINFTIKGSAEELVKLVEEKASGKKTILIGFSLGAQVIIQMLSMKPNLIDIAIINSALVKSLPLAINLIKPTITLTYPLIKKRWFSKLQAKTLYVKEGYFEKYYEESRQIKPETLVRVLKENMSFKIPKNFGEANGKMLVTVGEKENAIMINSAKAIIKANSNCEGVIVPNIGHGASLAMPDFFNHMIEAYIQKGSLPKECKLLR; from the coding sequence TTGACCTTACATTATCAGGAGTATGGTGACAGAAGTGCTACTTTAATACTATTTATCCATGGTGGAGGAGTTAGTGGATGGATGTGGGATAAACAAATTCAACATTTCACTCATTATCATTGTATCGTGCCTATTCTGCCTGAGCATGGGTTAAACAATACTGATATTAATTTTACTATAAAAGGAAGCGCAGAAGAATTAGTTAAATTAGTGGAAGAAAAAGCTAGCGGAAAGAAAACAATTCTAATAGGATTTTCTTTAGGTGCACAGGTAATAATTCAAATGTTAAGTATGAAGCCAAATTTAATAGATATTGCCATAATAAATAGTGCTTTAGTTAAATCACTACCACTCGCAATAAATTTAATAAAACCAACTATTACCTTAACCTATCCATTAATAAAAAAAAGATGGTTTTCCAAATTACAAGCAAAAACATTATATGTTAAAGAAGGCTACTTTGAGAAATATTATGAGGAAAGCCGCCAAATTAAACCTGAAACACTTGTTAGGGTATTAAAAGAAAACATGTCGTTTAAAATACCTAAAAACTTTGGTGAAGCAAACGGAAAGATGTTGGTTACTGTAGGAGAGAAAGAAAATGCTATTATGATAAATTCTGCTAAAGCAATAATCAAAGCTAATTCGAATTGTGAAGGTGTTATTGTACCTAACATTGGTCATGGAGCTTCTTTAGCAATGCCGGATTTCTTTAATCATATGATAGAAGCATATATACAAAAGGGAAGTCTACCAAAGGAATGTAAACTTTTGCGGTAA
- a CDS encoding CPBP family intramembrane glutamic endopeptidase, translating to MFKNSNGQVRTGWLIFVTLIVTFIIQAIFMLPVEMYALFTVSSDSTGVFTMDRSDIMSGRPWLDLFSYAFGYVAALISLLLLWKFLNKKKIQDLGFGFFLKNIMFGLLLGAVSIAIIFFILLFTDNIELINSLSNPNFTTYSVTYLIFFILVGLFEELVFRGYIMSTLADRGRRKVTIYIVSALIFGIAHLANQNVTPLGIFNIFLVGILFAYMYDKTQSLWTPIGYHITWNYFQGNVFGFPVSGTTPYGVYTIDVSGGNDIVTGGSFGLEGGLLATLLIIFGFVCTYLFSGKRNQASI from the coding sequence TTGTTTAAAAACAGTAATGGTCAGGTAAGGACAGGTTGGCTCATTTTTGTAACGCTAATAGTTACTTTTATAATTCAAGCAATTTTTATGCTTCCAGTTGAGATGTACGCATTATTTACGGTTAGTTCAGACAGTACAGGTGTATTTACAATGGATAGAAGCGATATTATGTCAGGTCGTCCGTGGTTAGATTTATTTTCTTATGCTTTCGGTTATGTAGCTGCTTTAATTTCATTGCTTTTATTATGGAAATTTTTAAATAAAAAGAAAATACAAGATTTAGGTTTTGGTTTTTTCCTGAAAAATATAATGTTTGGCTTATTATTAGGAGCAGTATCTATTGCAATCATTTTCTTTATCCTCCTATTTACCGATAATATCGAATTAATTAATTCACTTTCCAACCCAAACTTTACAACTTATTCTGTTACTTACTTAATCTTTTTTATCTTGGTTGGTTTGTTTGAAGAACTTGTATTTAGAGGCTATATCATGTCTACCCTTGCAGATAGAGGTCGTCGAAAGGTTACCATTTACATTGTTTCAGCCCTGATTTTTGGAATTGCCCATTTGGCTAATCAAAATGTAACACCGCTAGGAATTTTCAATATCTTCCTAGTAGGAATACTATTTGCATACATGTATGACAAAACACAGAGTTTGTGGACGCCTATTGGATATCATATTACATGGAACTATTTTCAAGGAAATGTTTTCGGCTTTCCTGTTAGTGGAACAACGCCATATGGTGTATATACAATTGATGTGAGTGGTGGAAATGATATAGTAACGGGTGGTTCTTTTGGTTTAGAAGGAGGGCTCTTAGCTACCTTATTGATCATCTTTGGCTTTGTTTGTACTTATTTATTTTCTGGAAAAAGGAATCAAGCTTCTATTTGA
- a CDS encoding sensor domain-containing diguanylate cyclase: MKKIVKEYQFYESFNELAIDILALAKEILPEGFLFLSAFTDMEQHILKVAENKENIHINEGAVIPLQSAVCTRINFTEGKALVYEDISKEASLRDIKSTYQSTNVNAYLGVPVILRNGEVFGTICAVQESATTFNSNSIKLIEKLAKMFSYYLELESMAYRDHLTGCYNRYFLERFFNQYTKKEGTIFFMDLDGFKKINDQLGHEAGDFVLKEVSLRIENVIKQSTLNGAVFRLGGDEFIVNLSNINKEKVDDIANALIRNLSSWDFHIKNFCLSVSIGIVTYSRENQSLEDLLKKADNALYRAKASGKNTYRYF; the protein is encoded by the coding sequence ATGAAAAAAATTGTAAAAGAATATCAGTTCTACGAAAGCTTTAATGAGCTTGCTATAGACATTCTTGCCTTAGCAAAAGAGATATTACCCGAGGGGTTTTTGTTCTTAAGTGCATTTACAGATATGGAACAGCACATCTTAAAAGTTGCTGAAAATAAGGAAAACATTCATATAAATGAAGGAGCCGTTATTCCACTACAATCCGCAGTTTGTACAAGGATTAATTTTACGGAAGGTAAGGCCTTAGTATATGAAGATATAAGCAAAGAAGCGAGTCTGAGGGATATAAAAAGTACTTATCAATCGACAAATGTAAATGCCTATTTGGGGGTGCCAGTAATTCTAAGAAATGGGGAAGTTTTTGGAACCATATGTGCAGTTCAGGAAAGTGCTACAACGTTTAACAGTAATAGTATAAAGTTAATCGAGAAGCTGGCAAAGATGTTTTCATACTATTTAGAATTAGAAAGCATGGCTTACAGAGACCATTTAACTGGTTGTTATAACAGATATTTTCTGGAAAGATTCTTTAATCAATATACAAAAAAAGAGGGAACCATTTTCTTTATGGATTTAGATGGTTTTAAAAAGATTAACGATCAGCTAGGACATGAGGCTGGCGATTTTGTCTTAAAGGAGGTTTCATTAAGAATAGAAAATGTCATTAAGCAGAGCACGCTAAATGGGGCTGTTTTTCGTTTAGGCGGGGATGAGTTTATTGTTAATTTAAGTAATATTAATAAAGAAAAAGTAGATGATATAGCCAATGCGCTTATTCGTAACTTATCGTCTTGGGATTTTCACATAAAGAATTTCTGCTTATCCGTAAGCATCGGCATTGTTACTTATTCAAGGGAAAACCAATCGCTCGAAGACCTGTTAAAAAAAGCCGATAATGCTTTATATCGGGCAAAAGCAAGTGGTAAAAATACATATCGGTACTTCTAA
- a CDS encoding Ger(x)C family spore germination protein → MNFLKYILLLCLVLLLTGCWDRNELAKTSIVTGMAVDKGESFKYKLTIETTEAREMTALTATGLASSNVASLEGNTIGELVSKFNVVNATIPIYSHMRVLVISEELAKDGMLDFMDFFDRNRQIRDDFLIVIARTGKAGDILKVNNMYKKSPSLKLFSQLTTMQKDWGGAPDIKLNDYTRISNSEGQAPVLPAVQLIGDPKKGGNIENLKSEDPDSQVKVNSMGAFKNGKLAGYASLFEVRDLLFVQGKIKSTSIDAKCEDGKKKFEYRVTHSTTKITAKEIKGIPNFYIKIKTEGILDGTECLTKLGDAGAFESFELSINKTMEKEIKAFIKKTKEEFNADIFGLGDLLREQDYKNFKKYKDTWDDGYAKAEMHVNFNSEIKRSGLRKERYIEDK, encoded by the coding sequence ATGAACTTTTTAAAATATATTTTACTACTATGTCTAGTACTCCTTTTAACTGGTTGCTGGGATAGGAATGAACTGGCGAAGACTTCTATTGTTACAGGCATGGCAGTTGATAAAGGGGAGTCATTTAAATATAAGCTTACTATTGAAACTACAGAGGCAAGAGAGATGACGGCTCTAACAGCAACTGGTTTAGCCTCATCGAATGTTGCTTCTCTAGAAGGGAATACAATCGGGGAACTTGTTTCTAAATTTAACGTTGTAAATGCAACTATTCCAATATATTCTCATATGAGAGTTTTAGTTATTAGTGAAGAGCTGGCAAAGGATGGAATGTTAGATTTTATGGATTTTTTTGATCGAAATCGTCAAATTAGAGATGACTTTCTTATTGTTATTGCAAGAACAGGAAAAGCAGGCGATATCTTGAAAGTAAATAATATGTATAAAAAAAGTCCTTCGCTCAAATTATTTTCTCAATTAACTACTATGCAAAAGGATTGGGGAGGAGCTCCAGATATTAAGTTAAATGATTATACACGAATCTCTAATTCAGAAGGACAGGCTCCAGTACTTCCTGCAGTCCAATTAATTGGGGATCCAAAAAAGGGTGGAAATATTGAAAATTTAAAAAGTGAAGATCCTGATAGTCAAGTAAAGGTTAATTCTATGGGAGCATTTAAAAATGGAAAGCTAGCAGGGTATGCATCTCTATTTGAAGTACGCGATTTACTTTTTGTCCAAGGTAAAATAAAAAGTACATCTATTGACGCTAAATGTGAAGATGGGAAAAAAAAGTTTGAATATCGTGTAACCCATTCTACTACAAAGATTACTGCAAAAGAGATAAAGGGCATACCAAATTTTTACATAAAGATAAAGACAGAAGGCATATTGGATGGTACTGAATGTTTAACAAAGTTAGGTGATGCAGGTGCATTCGAAAGCTTTGAATTATCTATAAATAAAACAATGGAAAAAGAGATAAAAGCATTCATAAAAAAAACGAAAGAAGAGTTTAATGCTGATATCTTTGGATTAGGTGACTTATTAAGAGAACAGGATTATAAAAATTTCAAAAAATATAAAGATACTTGGGATGATGGGTATGCAAAAGCGGAGATGCATGTTAATTTCAATTCAGAAATTAAAAGAAGTGGATTAAGAAAAGAACGTTATATAGAGGATAAATAG